A region of Rhizobium binae DNA encodes the following proteins:
- a CDS encoding MocE family 2Fe-2S type ferredoxin — MSGNWIEVCGKDEIDEEDVIRFDHGGRTFAVYRSPDDEFFATDGLCTHEHIHLADGLVMDEIIECPKHNGRFDYKTGEAKGAPVCVNLKTYPVKVEGDTVFISL, encoded by the coding sequence ATGAGCGGAAACTGGATCGAAGTCTGCGGCAAGGACGAGATTGATGAGGAGGATGTCATCCGCTTCGATCATGGCGGGCGCACCTTTGCGGTCTACCGCAGCCCCGACGACGAGTTCTTCGCCACCGACGGGCTCTGCACGCACGAACATATCCACCTCGCCGATGGGCTCGTCATGGATGAGATCATCGAATGTCCGAAACATAACGGCCGCTTCGACTACAAGACCGGCGAGGCCAAGGGCGCCCCGGTCTGCGTCAATCTCAAAACCTATCCGGTCAAGGTCGAAGGCGACACCGTCTTCATCTCGTTGTAA
- a CDS encoding LacI family DNA-binding transcriptional regulator, translated as MRRPTISDLARAAGVSVATVDRVLNARHRVREETARRVYDAAQEIGYHAVGLIRQRVFEDLPQYRLAFLLQKPTQAFYQSFAREIEAAARAVTTARLQIQIEYPSSATPAAIVEKIKLLGARNQAVAVVGPDYPAVTTAVEELKDRGIPVFSLLSDLATGVRDAYVGVNNRKAGRTAAWTIARTAKKPGKVACFVGSHRFHGHELREIGFRSYFRENAPEFDVVDTLINLETAEITHEATLTLLQKHPDLVGLYVCGGGMEGAISAFREENVDGRIVLVVNELTPESKAGLADDIVTMVVATPLPALCKELLSLMLGAIENGEAAVPGQSFLPFDIYISENI; from the coding sequence ATGCGCCGCCCCACCATCTCCGACCTTGCCCGCGCCGCCGGGGTCAGTGTCGCCACCGTCGACCGGGTTCTCAACGCCCGCCACCGCGTGCGGGAGGAAACAGCGCGGCGGGTCTATGATGCGGCGCAGGAGATCGGCTATCATGCCGTCGGCCTCATCCGGCAGCGCGTCTTCGAGGATCTACCGCAATACAGGCTCGCTTTCCTGCTACAGAAGCCGACGCAGGCTTTTTACCAGAGCTTCGCCCGTGAGATCGAGGCGGCGGCGCGCGCCGTCACCACAGCCCGCCTTCAGATCCAGATCGAATACCCCTCCTCGGCGACCCCCGCCGCCATCGTCGAAAAGATCAAGCTGCTAGGCGCCCGCAACCAGGCTGTCGCCGTCGTCGGCCCGGACTATCCGGCTGTGACGACGGCGGTGGAGGAGTTGAAGGACCGCGGCATTCCCGTGTTCTCGCTGCTTTCCGATCTCGCCACGGGCGTGCGTGACGCCTATGTCGGCGTCAACAACCGCAAAGCCGGGCGCACAGCCGCCTGGACGATCGCGCGAACGGCGAAGAAGCCCGGCAAGGTCGCCTGTTTCGTCGGCAGCCATCGTTTCCACGGCCATGAACTGCGGGAAATCGGCTTCCGCTCCTATTTCCGCGAGAATGCGCCGGAGTTCGATGTCGTCGATACGCTGATCAATCTGGAGACCGCCGAAATCACCCATGAGGCGACGCTGACGCTGCTGCAGAAACATCCCGATCTCGTCGGTCTCTATGTCTGCGGCGGCGGCATGGAGGGGGCGATTTCCGCCTTCCGGGAAGAGAATGTCGACGGCCGGATCGTGCTTGTCGTCAACGAGCTGACGCCGGAGAGCAAAGCGGGTCTTGCCGACGATATCGTCACTATGGTGGTCGCCACTCCGCTGCCGGCTCTCTGCAAGGAGCTTTTATCGCTGATGCTCGGTGCGATCGAGAACGGTGAGGCCGCGGTTCCCGGCCAATCCTTCCTGCCTTTTGATATCTATATCTCCGAGAATATCTGA
- a CDS encoding fatty acid desaturase family protein: MATETKKRDYNLLGESGRTAVETGLAAAQWYHTDIPRSEMKALMQRSDAPAIRDTVIWLGSMLVLAGLGIYFWGSWIAVPFFLAYGVLYGSASDSRWHECGHGTAFKTRWMNDAVYQIACFMIMRNPVTWRWSHTRHHTDTVIVGRDPEIAVMRPPDLLRLVLNFFGILDVWHAMIDMLRNAAGFIGAAERTFIPEMEQPKAIRIARIWLAIYVATIAAAIAMGSILPLMLIGLPRLYGAWHHVLTGLLQHGGLADNVIDHRLNSRTVYMNPISRFIYWNMNYHVEHHMFPMVPYHALPKLHAMIKHDLPAPNPSIWSGYREMIPAFLRQLRNEDYFLRRELPATARPYREEFHNELAPAAQ; encoded by the coding sequence ATGGCGACCGAGACCAAGAAGCGTGACTACAACCTGCTCGGCGAAAGCGGCCGCACCGCCGTCGAGACGGGACTGGCGGCAGCGCAATGGTACCACACCGATATTCCGCGCAGCGAGATGAAGGCGCTGATGCAACGCTCGGACGCGCCGGCAATCCGTGACACGGTCATCTGGCTCGGCAGCATGTTGGTCCTTGCCGGGCTCGGCATCTATTTCTGGGGCTCGTGGATCGCCGTGCCCTTCTTCCTCGCCTATGGCGTGCTCTATGGCTCGGCCTCCGACAGCCGCTGGCACGAATGCGGCCACGGCACCGCCTTCAAGACGCGCTGGATGAACGATGCCGTCTATCAGATCGCCTGTTTCATGATCATGCGCAATCCGGTGACCTGGCGCTGGAGCCACACACGCCACCACACCGATACCGTCATCGTCGGCCGCGATCCCGAGATCGCCGTCATGCGGCCGCCGGATCTCTTGCGGCTGGTCCTCAATTTCTTCGGCATCCTCGATGTCTGGCACGCGATGATCGACATGCTGCGCAATGCCGCCGGCTTTATCGGCGCGGCGGAAAGGACCTTCATTCCGGAGATGGAGCAGCCGAAGGCAATCCGCATCGCCCGCATCTGGCTGGCGATCTATGTCGCCACGATCGCCGCCGCGATCGCCATGGGTTCGATCCTGCCACTGATGCTGATCGGCCTGCCGCGGCTCTACGGCGCCTGGCACCATGTGCTGACGGGACTGCTGCAGCACGGTGGGCTTGCCGACAATGTGATCGACCATCGGCTGAACAGCCGCACGGTCTATATGAACCCGATCAGCCGCTTCATCTACTGGAACATGAACTACCACGTCGAACATCACATGTTCCCGATGGTGCCCTACCACGCGCTGCCGAAGCTGCATGCAATGATCAAGCACGACCTCCCGGCGCCGAACCCGTCGATCTGGTCGGGCTATCGCGAGATGATCCCGGCCTTCCTGCGCCAACTGCGCAACGAGGATTATTTCCTGAGGCGCGAACTGCCGGCGACCGCGCGGCCCTATCGCGAGGAATTCCACAACGAACTGGCGCCGGCGGCGCAATAA